In the Ilumatobacteraceae bacterium genome, one interval contains:
- a CDS encoding Rrf2 family transcriptional regulator: MKLELMPRTDLTLRTIAALTDGERWRAADLAESVGTTAAYLAHVIGPLTKAGWVHSAPGPTGGHRLVADLGTVSLLDIIEAVEGPTDDGRCVMANRPCPAPEPCAVHETWLRARSALTYELASTSLASITTEHANANQQKGVQP; the protein is encoded by the coding sequence ATGAAGCTCGAATTGATGCCGAGAACCGATCTGACGCTGCGCACCATCGCCGCCCTGACCGACGGGGAACGCTGGAGGGCCGCCGATCTCGCCGAGAGCGTCGGGACCACTGCGGCGTATCTCGCACATGTCATCGGGCCGCTCACCAAGGCCGGTTGGGTGCACTCGGCCCCCGGCCCGACCGGCGGCCACCGGCTCGTCGCCGACCTCGGGACGGTCTCGCTGCTGGACATCATCGAAGCCGTCGAAGGCCCGACGGACGACGGACGGTGCGTGATGGCCAACCGCCCCTGCCCCGCTCCGGAACCGTGCGCCGTCCACGAGACCTGGCTCCGGGCACGGTCAGCACTGACCTACGAGCTCGCATCGACGTCGCTGGCATCGATCACCACCGAACACGCCAACGCCAACCAGCAGAAAGGTGTTCAACCATGA
- a CDS encoding multicopper oxidase domain-containing protein — MNRNLTSVGVAALLALTTVAAAACADDGPAARISGGAAAGSGAGAAAASVSEISPGDTVEFYAGEFMFAPADFTAEPGTYSGVLVNDGDIEHDITFEGGDPIVAAAGESVEFEFTVPAEGIRYWCSIPGHEDAGMVGFVSTGQTPPAAADAEGHATDAATPSVNANPDAAPAVIRDPRPPARGEGDGVTLVAGGAPNGGDLIEVELVIEEKLMTVADGFEQLVWTFGGDVPGPVLRTRVGDTVRVHLVNPPKASVSHSIDFHASQVSMDDEMASIAPGEDLVYEFTTDYAGVWMYHCGTAPVLHHIANGMFGMVIVEPEEGLPPVDDEFFFVQSEWYLGPQGEPGSFAAANQAAPAPDFQMFNGVAGQYADSPIDIATGEDVRMFVLNVGPSIDTSFHVVGTIFHDVIKEGVHLAAGNEGNWGAQAVDLAPAQGAVIEMRAAEDGTYAFVNHAFNFPGRGAIGLFTAG; from the coding sequence ATGAACCGGAATCTCACCAGCGTCGGGGTCGCCGCCCTGCTCGCGCTCACCACGGTCGCGGCAGCGGCCTGTGCCGACGACGGTCCTGCGGCACGGATCAGCGGAGGAGCAGCGGCCGGAAGCGGCGCCGGCGCGGCCGCCGCATCCGTCAGCGAGATCTCGCCCGGCGACACCGTCGAGTTCTACGCCGGCGAGTTCATGTTCGCTCCTGCAGATTTCACCGCAGAACCCGGCACGTACTCCGGCGTTCTCGTCAACGACGGCGACATCGAGCACGACATCACCTTCGAAGGCGGTGATCCGATCGTCGCTGCGGCCGGCGAATCCGTCGAGTTCGAATTCACGGTCCCCGCAGAAGGCATCCGCTACTGGTGCTCGATCCCCGGCCACGAGGACGCCGGCATGGTGGGTTTCGTCAGCACTGGTCAGACGCCGCCGGCGGCAGCCGATGCCGAAGGCCACGCGACCGACGCCGCCACGCCATCGGTGAACGCCAACCCCGATGCCGCCCCCGCCGTGATCCGTGACCCGCGCCCACCGGCGCGAGGCGAAGGTGACGGCGTCACGCTGGTCGCGGGCGGCGCCCCGAATGGCGGCGATCTGATCGAGGTCGAACTCGTGATCGAGGAGAAGCTGATGACCGTGGCCGATGGCTTCGAGCAACTCGTGTGGACATTCGGCGGCGACGTGCCCGGCCCCGTGCTCCGCACGCGGGTTGGCGACACCGTGCGGGTCCACCTGGTCAATCCTCCCAAAGCGAGCGTGTCACACTCGATCGACTTCCACGCATCCCAGGTGTCGATGGACGACGAGATGGCCTCGATCGCCCCCGGTGAGGATCTCGTCTACGAGTTCACCACCGACTACGCCGGCGTCTGGATGTACCACTGCGGCACGGCACCGGTGCTGCATCACATCGCCAACGGCATGTTCGGCATGGTGATCGTGGAACCCGAGGAGGGCCTGCCCCCGGTCGACGACGAATTCTTCTTCGTCCAGAGCGAGTGGTACCTCGGCCCCCAGGGCGAGCCCGGCTCGTTCGCAGCGGCGAACCAGGCAGCCCCGGCTCCCGACTTCCAGATGTTCAACGGGGTGGCGGGCCAGTACGCCGACTCCCCCATCGACATCGCGACCGGGGAGGACGTGCGGATGTTCGTCCTCAACGTCGGCCCGTCGATCGACACCTCGTTCCACGTCGTCGGCACGATTTTCCACGACGTGATCAAGGAAGGGGTGCATCTCGCCGCCGGCAACGAGGGCAACTGGGGCGCCCAAGCCGTCGATCTCGCTCCGGCGCAGGGCGCCGTCATCGAGATGCGAGCCGCGGAGGACGGCACCTACGCCTTCGTCAACCACGCGTTCAACTTCCCGGGGCGCGGCGCCATCGGTCTCTTCACGGCCGGCTGA